A single window of Liolophura sinensis isolate JHLJ2023 chromosome 6, CUHK_Ljap_v2, whole genome shotgun sequence DNA harbors:
- the LOC135467543 gene encoding solute carrier family 23 member 1-like produces MVNPEHLTEATNDAEDKENATTALQGPNEAIPIEDRSRARNRKSDLIYGIQHAPPIYLCVILGLQDILWTARLAQASANPCPAGSGSEAHELHVRQVVYPTSELGPAPTDARAKERTYPCVKHAEAAATTTTSTPAPTSPVLPADTLPPRSSNNSDDTPNTAPGHTRTTERRQLEQRGRSKSREGRVEEEEKLEDSTTRLAEKWLHWQSHQLGVPIRHRLNHTEKRIGDSQLTVDGLPTSTAVPPSSSSTAAITTTMGITRITHAKNEVYTRPPRKLWCVEADPSVHERTLMQQGLDPAVSRWAVGLIVQRIESQGRCLRECSDLASSAAATAAVEDAGGRRFSALSFQQLLMALAGALSLSMTLAEVICARVSDNIRSTIFSSTLFMCGLCTILQSAIGVRLPIFQGASNSFLLPLLALRSVPSWQCAVVRSPVSGFNSSFHNVSSNEMSDDTVHETAMLWKLRQLQGSLVVTSFLQFLLGITGTLGFLMRFIGPITVVPTISLIGLSLFKVVLLYAPTQWGITILTIGLIIVFTIFMKEIHVPLPSYTRQTGCTMTRFPLFKVFPIILSVMIVWFLCYVLTMTNVFPPDKLHPSYFARTDVRKQLLRTSPWVYFPYPGQYGTPSFNAGAFIGMIAATIASTLESIGDYYACAKVCYVPPPPKHAINRGIALEGFGSMISGLLGTAHGTTSYSGNIGAIGITKVASRRVFYVAGVLTIILSIIGKVAAVLVSIPHPILGGVQSVIFGILAAIGLSGLQFVDLSSSRNLIIVGISMFLGLLLPEWISRSPRAINSGNAQFDQVLTVFLGTPMFIGGVIALILDNVAPGTIEERGLHAWQTVSEDSARFITVYDLPMWITNVVNRFKVSRYLPFLPVQRSPEQNKDYNE; encoded by the exons ATGGTGAATCCCGAACATCTTACCGAGGCTACCAATGATGCGGAGGACAAGGAGAACGCCACGACAGCATTGCAAGGACCTAACGAAGCTATACCCATTGAAGATCGGTCCAGAGCCAGAAACAGGAAAAGTGATTTAATTTACGGTATACAGCATGCACCACCCATTTACCTCTGTGTCATTCTTGGGCTTCAG GACATTCTCTGGACGGCACGCCTGGCTCAGGCATCAGCGAACCCATGCCCTGCGGGGAGTGGCAGTGAAGCTCACGAGCTACACGTGCGCCAGGTTGTTTACCCGACGAGCGAACTTGGTCCGGCACCAACAGACGCACGGGCAAAAGAACGAACCTACCCATGTGTAAA ACACGCTGAAGCAGCAGCGACGACAACAACCAGCACTCCAGCCCCGACTTCACCAGTCTTACCAGCAGACACACTGCCTCCCcgcagcagcaacaacagcgACGACACCCCCAACACCGCCCCCGGTCACACCCGCACCACGGAACGAAGGCAGCTCGAGCAGCGGGGTCGTAGCAAGTCCAGAGAAGGACGAgtggaagaagaagaaaaattggAAGATTCGA CGACTCGTCTGGCCGAAAAATGGCTACACTGGCAGTCGCACCAGCTTGGGGTACCCATCCGCCACCGGCTCAACCACACGGAGAAACGTATCGGTGATAGTCAACTCACGGTAGACGGGTTGCCCACATCGACGGCCGTCCCACCGTCTTCCAGTTCCACGGCTGCTATTACCACTACCATGGGTATCACCAGAATCACCCACGCCAAG AACGAGGTTTATACACGCCCACCTAGAAAACTTTGGTGCGTAGAGGCCGACCCAAGCGTACATGAGAGAACGTTGATGCAG CAAGGGCTGGACcccgctgtaagccgctggGCTGTCGGGCTCATAGTACAACGCATAGAGAGTCAAGGGCGCTGCCTGCGAGAGTGCTCTGACCTCGCCTCCTCCGCCGCCGCCACTGCTGCTGTCGAGGATGCTGGCGGCCG ACGTTTTTCTGCTCTGTCATTCCAGCAACTGCTGATGGCTCTGGCTGGGGCTCTTTCATTGTCCATGACCCTCGCTGAGGTGATTTGCGCACGCGTGTCTGACAACATCCGCTCTACCATCTTTTCCTCCACGCTATTCATGTGTGGGTTGTGCACCATCTTGCAGTCAGCAATAGGCGTCAG ACTGCCAATATTCCAGGGTGCCTCTAACAGTTTCCTCCTGCCTTTGCTGGCGCTGAGATCTGTTCCCAGCTGGCAGTGCGCCGTGGTGAGGAGTCCGG TTTCAGGTTTTAATTCATCTTTTCATAATGTATCGTCAAATGAAATGTCCGATGATACAGTTCACGAGACAGCAATGTTGTGGAAACTCCGACAA CTACAGGGCAGTTTGGTGGTGACCTCCTTTCTACAGTTCCTGCTCGGCATCACCGGGACTCTCGGCTTCCTGATGAGATTCATCGGTCCTATCACAGTCGTACCTACCATATCCCTCATAGGACTGTCCCTGTTTAAAGTGGTCCTTCTATACGCCCCAACCCAGTGGGGTATCACAATACT AACTATCGGATTGATCATAGTATTCACCATTTTCATGAAGGAGATCCACGTCCCTCTGCCGTCCTACACCAGACAGACAGGCTGTACAATGACACGTTTCCCGCTATTTAAGGTGTTTCCG ATAATCCTCAGCGTTATGATTGTCTGGTTTTTGTGTTACGTTCTCACAATGACCAACGTTTTCCCACCAGATAAACTTCACCCTAGCTATTTCGCCAGGACTGATGTTAGAAAACAACTCCTGCGGACTTCACCCTGGGTGTACTTCCCATATCCAG GACAGTATGGTACCCCGTCCTTCAACGCAGGAGCGTTCATCGGAATGATAGCGGCAACTATAGCGTCCACGCTGGAATCAATAGGAGATTACTACGCATGTGCGAAAGTTTGTTACGTACCTCCTCCCCCAAAACACGCGATAAACCGCGGGATAGCCTTAGAGGGGTTCGGCTCGATGATTTCCGGTCTGCTTGGCACAGCTCATGGTACAACTTCGTACAGTGGAAACATAGGAGCCATTGGTATAACAAAA GTGGCAAGTCGCCGAGTGTTTTATGTGGCCGGAGTGTTGACCATCATCTTGTCCATCATCGGGAAAGTCGCCGCTGTTCTGGTCAGCATACCACATCCTATACTCGGCGGCGTACAGTCAGTCATCTTCGGTATCTTGGCAGCCATCGGTCTGTCTGGCCTTCAGTTTGTCGATTTGTCTTCGTCTCGTAATCTTATCATTGTTGGCATATCCATGTTCCTGGGCTTACTGTTACCAGAATGGATATCCAGATCACCGAGAGCTATCAACTCAG GTAACGCTCAGTTTGATCAAGTTCTGACTGTGTTCCTAGGAACACCGATGTTCATAGGCGGTGTAATTGCCTTAATTCTGGATAACGTTGCTCCAG